Sequence from the [Bacteroides] pectinophilus genome:
TGCTCGGCCTCGCGGCATTGCTTCCCTTTGTTGAGCGCCATTGTAGCACGTGTGTAGCCCAGGTCATAAGGGGCATGATGATTTGACGTCATCCCCACCTTCCTCCGGGTTATCCCCGGCAGTCTCCACAGAGTGCCCAGCCGAACTGCTGGCTACTGAGGATAGGGGTTGCGCTCGTTGCGGGACTTAACCCAACATCTCACGACACGAGCTGACGACAACCATGCACCACCTGTCTCTCCTGTCCCGAAGGACCGGAAGCATTACCTTCCGTTCAGGAGGATGTCAAGACCTGGTAAGGTTCTTCGCGTTGCTTCGAATTAAACCACATGCTCCACCGCTTGTGCGGTCCCCGTCAATTCCTTTGAGTTTCATTCTTGCGAACGTACTCCCCAGGTGGAATACTTATTGCGTTTGCTGCGGCACCGAAGCTCTTATGAGCCCCGACACCTAGTATTCATCGTTTACGGCGTGGACTACCAGGGTATCTAATCCTGTTTGCTCCCCACGCTTTCGAGCCTCAGTGTCAGTTACAGTCCAGCAGGCCGCCTTCGCCACCGGTGTTCCTCCTAATATCTACGCATTTCACCGCTACACTAGGAATTCCGCCTGCCCCTCCTGCACTCAAGCTGCGCAGTTTCAAGAGCAGTCCCGGGGTTGAGCCCCGGGCTTTCACTCCTGACTTGCACAGCCACCTACACTCCCTTTACACCCAGTAAATCCGGATAACGCTTGCCCCCTACGTATTACCGCGGCTGCTGGCACGTAGTTAGCCGGGGCTTCTTGGTCAGGTACCGTCATTATCTTCCCTGCTGACAGAGCTTTACATACCGAAATACTTCTTCGCTCACGCGGCGTCGCTGCATCAGAGTTTCCTCCATTGTGCAATATTCCCCACTGCTGCCTCCCGTAGGAGTCTGGCCGTGTCTCAGTCCCAATGTGGCCGGTCACCCTCTCAGGTCGGCTACCGATCGCGGTCTTGGTGCAAGCCGTTACCCCGCCAACTAACTAATCGGACGCGGTCCATCCCAGACCACCGGAGTTTTTCACACTGTGCCATGCGGCACTGTGCGCTTATGCGGTATTAGCAGTCGTTTCCGACTGTTATCCCCCGGTCTGGGGCAGGTTACCCACGCGTTACTCACCCGTCCGCCACTCAGTCACAAAATAATCAATCCGAAGAAATCTCATTAAGTGCTTCGTTCGACTTGCATGTGTTAAGCACGCCGCCAGCGTTCATCCTGAGCCAGGATCAAACTCTCATAAAAAGTGTTTAACCTGGATCAGCTTGTGCTGGTCCAAATAATCTTACCCTTGTCTGCCTGATTGCTCAGGCAGTTACTGTTTTTAAGGAATGTAATCTCGCAAAAGATTACATTGTTCGTTTCTGAAATTCTTTTTGAATTTTCAGGGTTGTCTTACTATTCAGTTATCAATGTTCTATATCAAAGTTGTAATTACTGTCAAGCCAGTATTCATGCGGCTTTCGTGGGCTTCATTTCGTTGCTCACTTGCGACAGCTATATTAGAATACCACCAAGTTTTTACTTTGTCAACAACTTTTCAAAACTTTTTTTACTTTTTTCATTTTTCTTTTTTATCCACCATATATTGTGTTTCTTGATGCTTTATACACAATTTATGATATTTTTCAACAAAGCATTTTTACAATAATATAGACAGAGCTCTGCAATATTTTTATCTTCTTGCAGAGCACTGTCATATTTTTAATCCAATCAGCTCAGGCGTGACTTAAAATCTTCATATCCAAACTCTTTAACCACTCTAAGTCTTCCATCCATATCACACGCTGCTATAGCAGGAAGTCCTATGCCATTAAACGTATTATTCTTAACCATGCTGTAATGAGCCATATCTGTGAATACAAGCCTGTCTCCCGCTTTAAGCGGTGCATCAAAAGAATAGTCGCCTATTATATCTCCGGCAAGACATGTGTTGCCGCCAAGCCGGTAGTTGTATTGTTTCTCTCCCGGCATGCCGGAATCAAGTATATACGGACGATATGGCATCTCAAGCACATCAGGCATATGGCAGGCTGCCGATGTATCCAGGATAACCGGAGTCATCTCAACTTCTCTGTCTCCGTCAGTAGTGTAAAATGTCTTATTCTGCACATCAAGTACAGTGGATACAAGATATCCTGTATTAAGTGCAACAGCCTCCCCCGGCTCAAGATATACCGTAACACCGAACTCATCCTGAACACGTCTTATACATTTTTTAAGAAGTTCTATGTCATAATCTTTGCGCGTTATATGATGGCCACCGCCAAAGTTCACCCATTTCATTCCTTCGATGTACTTGCCAAAGCTGTCAAGGAAATGATCCAGCACTCTCTCAAGAGTATCTGAATTCTGCTCACACAGAGCATGAAAATGAAGCCCCGATATTCCGTCAAGTGCATCCGGATATTTTGAAAGAGTCTCTTCAAACTCAGCTAAGGTGCTGCCAAGCCTTGAGCCGGCACAACATGGATTGTATATCTCATGTTCAACTTCTGCATATCCCGGGTTGACGCGTATGCCGCACGAATGCACCTGTGATGCATGTTCATCTCCATGTACATCCATCATGAACGGTGCGGGGACAACGCCTCTGTTATCACACTCCCACACCTTGGTCCTGAACTTTATCCACTGTTCAAGCGAATTGAACACAACATGGTCACACACCGACAGAATCTGCGGGAATTCCTCTTCCCTGTATGCCGGTGCAAATATGTGGGTCTCGCCCTGCATATGCTCCTTACCCAGTCTCGCCTCATATAGTGAACTCGCTGTTGTCCCGCACAGATATCTTCCTATAAGCGGATATTCACAGAACATTGAGAATCCTTTCTGTGCAAGAAGTATACGACACCCCGTATCCTTAATAACATCAGCAAGTATCTCGAGATTATCCCTCAAAAGTCTCTCATCAACTACATACGCAGGTGTCTTAACCAAATCAAAATCTATATCGTACATCCAAATCTCCATTAATCAACAAGTACAGGATCAAAATCTTCCTTCCATGGAAGTCCCCACTTGTTGAGTGCCTCCATGAACGGATCCGGGTCAAACTCCTCTATATTATGGACGCCCGGTGTATTCCATCTGCCCGTCATAACCATCATCGCACCAATCATCGCAGGCACACCCGTTGTATATGAGATTGCCTGTGAACCTACCTCCTTGTAGCATTCCTGGTGGTCACATACATTATAGAGGTAGTATTTTTTATATTTGCCATCCTTTTTGCCCTGGAAAATGCATCCTATATTGGTCTTGCCTACTGTTCTCGGTCCTAAAGATGCAGGGTCAGGCAGTACTGCCTTAAGGAACTGCAACGGAACTATCTGCTTTCCCTCGAATTCAATAGGCTCAATAGATGTCATTCCGACATCCTCAAGACATTTAAGATGTGTAAGATAGCTTTGTCCAAATGTCATGAAGAAGCGTATGCGCTTAATGCCATTTATATTAATTCCGAGAGACTCCAGCTCCTCATGATGAAGAAGATACATGTCCTTTTCGCCAACCTGGTCAAAATTGTACACTCTCTTAATCTCCATAGGCTTAGTCTCTACCCAGTGTCCGTCCTCCCAATAGCTTCCGTTAGCTGATACCTCACGGATGTTAATCTCAGGGTTAAAGTTGGTTGCAAACGGATATCCATGGTCTCCGCCATTGCAGTCGAGGATATCAATGTAATTAATCTCATCAAACTGATGCTTCATTGCATATGCAGAGAATACACCTGTAACACCCGGATCAAAGCCTGAACCGAGCAGTGCGGTTATTCCTGCTTTTTCAAACTTCTCGCGGTATGCCCACTGCCATGAATACTCAAACTTGGCCGTATCCTCAGGCTCATAGTTAGCTGTATCAACATAGTGTGTCTTTGTTTCAAGGCATGCATCCATAATTGTAAGGTCCTGATAAGGAAGTGCAAGATTAAGCACCACATCCGGCTTGTAGCTGTTAATAAGTTCTACAAGTTCAGGCACATTATCAGCATTCACCTGCGCTGTTGTTATCTTTGTGCTTCCTTCCTGCGTGCCATACCGGCGTTCGCACTGTTCCTTAATTGCATCACACTTTGACTTCGTTCTGCTCGCAATACAGATTTCATTAAAAACTTCCGAATTCTGGCAGCATTTGTGAATTGCCACGCCTGCTACTCCGCCTGCGCCGATTATTAAAGCTCTTCCCATATTTTTATCTCCAATCTGTTATTAAATATATTTATCATTACTACATATCAAGAAGCTGCTTGACGTATGTGGGCAGATAAAAACTGCCCTTATGAAGGTCGGTATTATAATACCTCGTATTAATTCCGAGTCTGTTCCACTCATCTTCCCTTAAGTCAGCTATTGGGTCGTACTTCTTGGAAGCAAAACCGAACAGCCAGTGTCCCGAAGGGTATGAAGGAATATGGCACTGATACACCGTGCTGTAAGGAAATACAATCTTTATCTGCTTATGTGCCTTCTGTACCGATCTGGAATGTTCGCTGTAATAAGGACTTTCATGCTGGTTAATAAGTATGCCGTCCTCTCTGAGCGCTTTGTAACAGGTTCCGTAGAACTCCCTTGTAAACAGGCCTTCCGCCGGTCCGTACGGATCCGCACAGTCAACTATGATAAGGTCATATTCATCCTTCATCATTCTCACATACCTGAGACTTTCCTCAAAATGCATATGCACTCTCGGGTCATCCAGTCTGCATGATGTCTCCCAGAAATGCTCCAGGCACATATCAGTAACTTTCTTGTCTATCTCTACCATATCAATATGTTCAATCGTGTCATATTTGCAGAGTTCCCTGATAGTTCCGCCATCACCCGCACCTATCACAAGCACATCCCTGACATGCGGATGCACGGCCATCGGCACATGCGTAATCATCTCATGATAGATAAATTCATCCTTCTGTGTAATCATAAGCTCGCCGTCAAGGACAAGCACCTTGCCGAACTCACTCGTCTTTAAAATGTCTATTCTCTGGAATTCGCTCTCGCAGCTTGCAATCTGCTGTTCAACTTTCATAGAAAAACGCACATTTTTAGTGTGCTGGTCCGTATACCATAACTCCACTCTAATTACCGCCTTTCTCATCTACAACATTTATATACTCAAGATTCATATCCTGGGTACCCGTCATAAGGCAGCCCTTTTCCTTGGCATACTCAATGTAATTAATAATCTCCTGGGTGATCATCTCACCCGGTGCAAGTATAGGTATTCCCGGAGGATAACACATTACGAACTCGCCACACACCCTGTCTTTGGTCTCTCTGAGCAAAAGCGGCTGCTTGCGGCTGTAAAATGCTTTGTTCGGTCCCATTACAATCTTCGGGTTAATGTACTCATGGTCAAACAGCCCCGTTATCTCACTTTCATGCAGACGCTTTATCTCAGAAAGCGCCGATATAAGCCGTTCAATCTCAAGATTACGGTCGCCGCCGGATATAATTGCGAGTATATTGCCAATATCACCGAACTCTATCTGTATTCCATAGTCATCCCTTAACAGATCATATACTTCAATTCCGGCAAGCCCTATATCCCTTGTATGTACCGAAAGCTTGGTTGTATCAAAATCATACACGGTATCACCGTTAATAAGTTCAATTCCAAATGCATAATATCCGCCGAGCTTATTAATCTCCCTGCGCGCATACTCTGCATACTCCCTTGATTTGTTAACCAGATATCTGCCGTTAAGGCTCATATTCTTTCTTGCAATATCAAGTGATGACAGCAGAAGATATGAACCGCTGGTAGTCTGCGTAAGATTAATTATCTGTCTGACATAATCGGCATTAACCGTATTTTTCGTAAGAAGAATTGCACTCTGCGTAAGTGAGCCGCCGGTCTTATGCATGCTGACTGCTGCCATATCCGCTCCTGCTTCCATTGCAGATACGGGCAGATTGTCCCCAAAGTAAAAATGCGTACCATGGGCTTCATCGGCAAGCACAAGCATTCCGTGCTCATGTGCTATCTTTACTATGCTTCTTATATCAGAGCATATTCCATAATATGTTGGGTTATTTACAAGAATCGCTTTTGCGTCAGGATTCTCTACAATTGCCCTGCGGACATCCTCAACAGACATCCCCAGAGGTATTCCGAGACGTTTGTTAACACCCGGATTGACATAAACAGGCATTGCGCCATTAACTACAAGTGCATTGATAGCACTTCTGTGCACATTACGGGGCATTATAATCTTATCTCCCGCCTCCGTACATGACATAATCATTGCCTGAACGGCTGCCGTAGCACCGTTCACTATAAAAAATGCTTCATCCGCACCAAACGCTTTTGCTGCAAGCGCCTGTGCATCTTTTATAACAGAAGTGGGGTGGCACAGGTTATCCAGAGGTTTCATTGAATTCATATCAAGCCTCATGGTATCCTCTCCCAGGAACTCTCTCAGTTCCTTATTACCTCTTCCCCCTTTGTGTCCCGGCACATCAAAATGAGCAAGCCTGTTAAGCCGCTGTTCTTCCAGCGCCTTGTGAATAGGCGTGTCAAACTGAGTGAGGGGCATGCCATCGTGAGACACAACTGTCTCTACATCAATCTCAGTGTTTTCCAATTTAGCTATCCGTCTCCTTCCTTTTCATCCTGCCGGCAGAGTGTACACATTGCGTTATCACCCCATTACTGCGCCGACAAGTATATTCATAATAATGTTGTTATTGTAGAGCCATGCAAGAAATGCATTATCATTAACGCAGGTCATTACAGCCTGTGAGAATGCAGTGTTATAGAGCACCGCTACCGCGACAAAGAACAGCCACACTATGAGCAGTGCCTTAATTATACCAAACAGTATTCCGAGAGTTTTATTAACCTCCTTTATTAGCGGAAGTCTGCTGATACCGTTGGCAAGTCTGAGTAAAAGTCTTATGACGACATATACGACCGCAAATACAATGATATAACATGCCGAACTGATTATCATTCCGGCAATTCTGACAGCCACGAATCCCGTTATTGCGTCTTCAAGCTTTGATGCCGTATTATTGGCGCTTCCCGATATTGTGCCCCCTATTGCAGCAGAAGCTACTTTATCCCGGACAGCTTCCGGAAGCGGAATCTGCTGTATGACTTCTTCTATAAAATCATCAAATTTCCCACCAAGTTCACTTATGTCAATGCTTCCGGCATCTGATATACCTGCCTCTTCCCCGGCAGACTCAATAGCCTGGGACACAACGCCCCTGCTCTTAAGGCTGTCATATGTATTCTGCCTGATAGTCTCATAAATGGCAGTATTATCCATAACATAACCGCTAAGCGCAGGTGCCGCTGCCGAAGTCACAACAACGCTTCCTATCATCGCCGCAAAAGACATAACTATCATAATCATGCCTCGTCTCCAGCCGGACCACGCATATAATGCAAATACCGCTATAATAAGAATTAATAACCAGTTCATATTTTCTCCATTCCCAGATGCACAGCATCAGCTATTTTAAACGTATTTCCTGAACATAGGTTGAATTGACAACCATATAACTGCCTCTCGAACCTGCCGACAGAATCTCCTCTACAGGAAGATCAAACCGAAGATTCGCAAGCTGCTTTCCTTTAATATTCATAAGTGTAAATGTATTGTCGTTATACAGAATTATACTGTCATTGTCAAACTTGATTGTATCGTATGAAGTATTAAATGCCGTCTCACTGACTTTATTGCCTGAATTATCGTATACCATAAGCTTAAAGTTATCACCGGACTCCTTATTCTCCATAAGTATCCCTATATACCTGCTGCTTGTAAATACACGCTCTATATTGCCGTCAAGCTTAATCTCCTTCTGAAGATTAGGGAACTCTTTAATCTTGTAAATGCTTAAGACATCCTCTCCGATTGCAATTGCACATGTATCACTTAAAAAATCCACCTCAGGAACTATCGTGCTGTCATAGTGGTTAAAGCCGCCGACAACACGCTCCGTCTCATTCTGTCCTACATCCGAAAAATTATAGAATACGACATTAGTCTTAATTGATTCACCGCTTACATATACATATGATGCAATAAGCTTTGTCATATCCTCGGAAATGCTTATGTTAAGCGGATATCCGTCTCCCGAGAGTGTCGTCTTAACACTGTATACCTTCTCACCCGAAGGCTCATACATATTGATATAGTTGGAAGACGTATCTTCAAGCACTGCCGCCACAAGTCCTGTTCCGCCCACATCTATCTGTGATATTGAAAGCGATGTATCTATGGAACCCAGCATTCCTTTGGTGTTAAATACATATATTGTACTTCCGTTGATATCGCCGACAGCAAGGCACTCCTTACAGGTTACAAGCTGTGGTGACTTCATCTCATACGTCTGGTTCCAGATTGCATTGCCTTTATAATCATAATATATAATTCCGTCATTGCTGCACTTTACATAACCGTCAGCAAATTCGTAATACTTAACATTCTGTACATCATCACGCGTAACAGAATTAACTATTGTATATCCCGAATATGTATGATTGTCCACATTGGAAATGATATACACCACTCCCAGCGCTGCCAGCGCAAGCACTGCGATTCCCGCTATCACGCTCCTTATTCTGTGCATCTTAAGCTGTCTTGAATAATCCTCGTCATCAAATGTATCGTCATACTCCGTGTCATCAGGAGCATTCTTCCCCTTCTGTGCAGACGGCGGCAACGGCTGTACGTTAAAGCGTGACTTGCCGGATACCACGTTGCTTTTCTGTTCCTTCATCTTTTTATATTCTCTTATATCTGCCATCCGATTGCCAACTCCCGCAAATTGTGTTAAATCGCGTCAATTGCGTACAGACGCTATTTCCAATAATTATACAGCACATGATATTCTACGTCAATTTTGAATAAGTCCCGGGAGCCATATTTTACATTTGTAAAATGCAGCAACCGGGACTACTGTTTTGTGTCTGTTTTAACTTGTTAATAAAAATCTGTATAAAATGTTACTATGGAAGGAGCAGCTCCTGCCCTATAAATATCTTGTCAGGGTTGTCCATCCTGTTTATCTCCATAATATCTTTGTATTTCTGGGTGTCGCCATATGCTGTCTTACAGATGCTCATAAGCGTATCGCCCTGCACTACTATATATGTCCTCGCCGGCTGTGACACAGATGCGCTGACTGTGGTGTCCGCAGCTGACGGACGGACGGCTGATGCCTGACTGCTGACATCTGTGGGCAGGACTGACGCCTGACGGTCTGATGTCTGTGATTCATTCTGTGACGGCTGCCGGCCTGCCGTCCCGCTTACGGCTGCTTTTGTCTCAGCAATACTCTCCGTTACAGGCGCATTAGCTACAGCTGTTGTCGGATATACATTGCCATCTATCTTAGTTACAGGTGTTCCGGTAAGATTATCATAATCCGTACCTTCAACATTCATATTGGCAATTTCTTTTGCTATGCGGCTCATAGATGCATCAAGCGTCTGCATTTTTTCATAACTGTTCATCATATTTATCCCGATGACCGTAACAACAACTATCATGAACGCAAATATTCCATACATAAGTGACATATTCTGATGCTTTACCGCATCAGCCTTCTTCTCCCGGATGATGCTTCTGAAATTAGTTATCACACTGTCATCTACATTTTCATCCACACTTCTTGCAGGCCTGCTTGCGAGCATATACTCCTGCATTGATTCATTCTTTTCATAAAAACATATAAAACCGCTCTGGCGCTCAAGCCGCCCCTTGTCTACCATATAGAAATATTCTTCCTGTTCATGTGTATCCACAAGGAACATGACTTTGGCAGCACCCGAAAAATTATCAAAATGAATCTTCTGCAATGACGGTATCAGTGCGGGATTCTCGCAATCAGTAACCACCCGGCTCTGTTCATCACATAAGAACCACCCGATTATCTCCTGCCCCTTAAAATATTTTTCTGCCGAATCATAGAGATTCTTCCAGATCTCAGGGCTGAATCTTACATCGTCGTCGCTGTCTGGGCCGTCACCGTACTCTTTATCGTCAAATGTTCCTTCATCAAGCTGTTTCTCCCGTTCTGTAATTACCCTTACGGCACTCCTTACGAATATAGATGTTTCCCCTGCGCTCTTATGTGTTTCCCCAAGAAGTATTCCATAGAACCTGACACCGTAAGCCGCATATCCGGGCTTGTCCTTTGCCAGTGAGACAAGGTATGTATACACATAGTCTTCTATGTATATCCGCCTTCCCGGCTGCGGCTCACCAATCTGTCTGATATTCTTCGGTATCCTGCACTGCGGTGATGCTGTCTGTGCATCCCCCGCCTTTGACTCATTTTCACATATAATTTCTATCACTTCATAATACCCCCGTTTCAGAACTTGAATTTATCCTTGTCATACAGGAAATATTATCATGTGATCTGTGCGGATTTTATCGTTTTGTGTCACGTATGACCTGCTATCAGCCGCAATTTTATACCAATTAATACGAAAATTTTGTATGCATAAAACCGGCTGAATATGCATATCATAATGCAAGGGCCGGATTGTCATAAAACCTTTGGCCTCACATTATATCGTTTTTATAAGGGGAACTTCAATGCCAGTATATTATGATTCAAGAGAATTTATGACACCCGATCTTATCGGCAGTGATATCAGCCGCATTCTGGATAAGAATATCGGTGCCACACAAAAGCTTGTTATTCTGTGTATCGGAAGCGACCGTTCAACAGGTGACTGCCTCGGACCACTCATAGGCTACAAGCTGGCACAGCTGATATCTCCTTCGGATGATGTAGCCGTATTCGGCACTCTCAGCCATCCTGTACATGCAGTCAATCTCCTTGAAACAATAAACCGTATCCACCGCATTTACAATGATCCTTTTATCATTGCTATCGATGCATCTCTCGGGCGGCGCGACCATATAGGATATATTACTCTCGGCAGTGGAGCTCTGCGTCCCGGACTTGGCGTAAAAAAAAAGCTGCCTGAAGTCGGCGATATCCACATAACCGGAATAGTTAACCTGTCCGGCGGTGTTGATACCGTCATACTTCAGACAACCCGTCTTGCGACCATTATGACACTTGCTGATGCAATAGCTTCCGGCC
This genomic interval carries:
- a CDS encoding saccharopine dehydrogenase family protein codes for the protein MGRALIIGAGGVAGVAIHKCCQNSEVFNEICIASRTKSKCDAIKEQCERRYGTQEGSTKITTAQVNADNVPELVELINSYKPDVVLNLALPYQDLTIMDACLETKTHYVDTANYEPEDTAKFEYSWQWAYREKFEKAGITALLGSGFDPGVTGVFSAYAMKHQFDEINYIDILDCNGGDHGYPFATNFNPEINIREVSANGSYWEDGHWVETKPMEIKRVYNFDQVGEKDMYLLHHEELESLGININGIKRIRFFMTFGQSYLTHLKCLEDVGMTSIEPIEFEGKQIVPLQFLKAVLPDPASLGPRTVGKTNIGCIFQGKKDGKYKKYYLYNVCDHQECYKEVGSQAISYTTGVPAMIGAMMVMTGRWNTPGVHNIEEFDPDPFMEALNKWGLPWKEDFDPVLVD
- a CDS encoding aminotransferase class I/II-fold pyridoxal phosphate-dependent enzyme codes for the protein MPLTQFDTPIHKALEEQRLNRLAHFDVPGHKGGRGNKELREFLGEDTMRLDMNSMKPLDNLCHPTSVIKDAQALAAKAFGADEAFFIVNGATAAVQAMIMSCTEAGDKIIMPRNVHRSAINALVVNGAMPVYVNPGVNKRLGIPLGMSVEDVRRAIVENPDAKAILVNNPTYYGICSDIRSIVKIAHEHGMLVLADEAHGTHFYFGDNLPVSAMEAGADMAAVSMHKTGGSLTQSAILLTKNTVNADYVRQIINLTQTTSGSYLLLSSLDIARKNMSLNGRYLVNKSREYAEYARREINKLGGYYAFGIELINGDTVYDFDTTKLSVHTRDIGLAGIEVYDLLRDDYGIQIEFGDIGNILAIISGGDRNLEIERLISALSEIKRLHESEITGLFDHEYINPKIVMGPNKAFYSRKQPLLLRETKDRVCGEFVMCYPPGIPILAPGEMITQEIINYIEYAKEKGCLMTGTQDMNLEYINVVDEKGGN
- the speE gene encoding polyamine aminopropyltransferase, with the protein product MELWYTDQHTKNVRFSMKVEQQIASCESEFQRIDILKTSEFGKVLVLDGELMITQKDEFIYHEMITHVPMAVHPHVRDVLVIGAGDGGTIRELCKYDTIEHIDMVEIDKKVTDMCLEHFWETSCRLDDPRVHMHFEESLRYVRMMKDEYDLIIVDCADPYGPAEGLFTREFYGTCYKALREDGILINQHESPYYSEHSRSVQKAHKQIKIVFPYSTVYQCHIPSYPSGHWLFGFASKKYDPIADLREDEWNRLGINTRYYNTDLHKGSFYLPTYVKQLLDM
- a CDS encoding CvpA family protein gives rise to the protein MNWLLILIIAVFALYAWSGWRRGMIMIVMSFAAMIGSVVVTSAAAPALSGYVMDNTAIYETIRQNTYDSLKSRGVVSQAIESAGEEAGISDAGSIDISELGGKFDDFIEEVIQQIPLPEAVRDKVASAAIGGTISGSANNTASKLEDAITGFVAVRIAGMIISSACYIIVFAVVYVVIRLLLRLANGISRLPLIKEVNKTLGILFGIIKALLIVWLFFVAVAVLYNTAFSQAVMTCVNDNAFLAWLYNNNIIMNILVGAVMG
- a CDS encoding DUF5711 family protein, whose amino-acid sequence is MADIREYKKMKEQKSNVVSGKSRFNVQPLPPSAQKGKNAPDDTEYDDTFDDEDYSRQLKMHRIRSVIAGIAVLALAALGVVYIISNVDNHTYSGYTIVNSVTRDDVQNVKYYEFADGYVKCSNDGIIYYDYKGNAIWNQTYEMKSPQLVTCKECLAVGDINGSTIYVFNTKGMLGSIDTSLSISQIDVGGTGLVAAVLEDTSSNYINMYEPSGEKVYSVKTTLSGDGYPLNISISEDMTKLIASYVYVSGESIKTNVVFYNFSDVGQNETERVVGGFNHYDSTIVPEVDFLSDTCAIAIGEDVLSIYKIKEFPNLQKEIKLDGNIERVFTSSRYIGILMENKESGDNFKLMVYDNSGNKVSETAFNTSYDTIKFDNDSIILYNDNTFTLMNIKGKQLANLRFDLPVEEILSAGSRGSYMVVNSTYVQEIRLK
- the yyaC gene encoding spore protease YyaC, translated to MPVYYDSREFMTPDLIGSDISRILDKNIGATQKLVILCIGSDRSTGDCLGPLIGYKLAQLISPSDDVAVFGTLSHPVHAVNLLETINRIHRIYNDPFIIAIDASLGRRDHIGYITLGSGALRPGLGVKKKLPEVGDIHITGIVNLSGGVDTVILQTTRLATIMTLADAIASGLSKAIHSVTCQASCPLL
- the nspC gene encoding carboxynorspermidine decarboxylase, coding for MYDIDFDLVKTPAYVVDERLLRDNLEILADVIKDTGCRILLAQKGFSMFCEYPLIGRYLCGTTASSLYEARLGKEHMQGETHIFAPAYREEEFPQILSVCDHVVFNSLEQWIKFRTKVWECDNRGVVPAPFMMDVHGDEHASQVHSCGIRVNPGYAEVEHEIYNPCCAGSRLGSTLAEFEETLSKYPDALDGISGLHFHALCEQNSDTLERVLDHFLDSFGKYIEGMKWVNFGGGHHITRKDYDIELLKKCIRRVQDEFGVTVYLEPGEAVALNTGYLVSTVLDVQNKTFYTTDGDREVEMTPVILDTSAACHMPDVLEMPYRPYILDSGMPGEKQYNYRLGGNTCLAGDIIGDYSFDAPLKAGDRLVFTDMAHYSMVKNNTFNGIGLPAIAACDMDGRLRVVKEFGYEDFKSRLS
- a CDS encoding LysM peptidoglycan-binding domain-containing protein; translation: MIEIICENESKAGDAQTASPQCRIPKNIRQIGEPQPGRRIYIEDYVYTYLVSLAKDKPGYAAYGVRFYGILLGETHKSAGETSIFVRSAVRVITEREKQLDEGTFDDKEYGDGPDSDDDVRFSPEIWKNLYDSAEKYFKGQEIIGWFLCDEQSRVVTDCENPALIPSLQKIHFDNFSGAAKVMFLVDTHEQEEYFYMVDKGRLERQSGFICFYEKNESMQEYMLASRPARSVDENVDDSVITNFRSIIREKKADAVKHQNMSLMYGIFAFMIVVVTVIGINMMNSYEKMQTLDASMSRIAKEIANMNVEGTDYDNLTGTPVTKIDGNVYPTTAVANAPVTESIAETKAAVSGTAGRQPSQNESQTSDRQASVLPTDVSSQASAVRPSAADTTVSASVSQPARTYIVVQGDTLMSICKTAYGDTQKYKDIMEINRMDNPDKIFIGQELLLP